From a region of the Equus przewalskii isolate Varuska chromosome 2, EquPr2, whole genome shotgun sequence genome:
- the CCDC17 gene encoding coiled-coil domain-containing protein 17 isoform X7, which yields MASHLGEPGFLPCGSCDMVFRSWALLATHTQRFCIGRLTQEVTLGAQPSKATEPQGPAVQGLRLYLQEMRPKITEVPGRSEGPTQGPSSEAAGSPGERLRALHGSHARRVAETEAQSRALERRGEELSRRLQGLARTRGGISRLFGLERELRELRAEAGRTRGALEELGARVQQLLPEPGTRLNSSREAELCCPVLQANPGTLAAEIGALREAYIRGGGRDPGVLGQIWQLQVEASALELQRSRTRRGRRTGAASGELLLVEAENRRLEAEILTLQRGGGAAPWGPGKRGLVANPSPRLRREDPPRLPPPVAPPLPPLPHSTGGLFLGGPENAPQLPATVTRNLGLDPHFFLPPSDVLGPAPYDPGAGLVIFYDFLRGLEASWIWVQLTTGLARDGQDTGGTTVLPPALCLPPPPAPGPMGNCAILASRQPVPRLPPSPSVALVCELQASQGLAWARAPQPKAWASLVLFDRDQRVLSGRWRLPLRALPLDTSLSLGQLNGIPQVGQAELFLRLVNARDAAVQALAEINPASAHEYQYPPPVSSSSSLGASSAAPRAGFVDPPPPAEEPVGC from the exons ATGGCCTCTCACTTGGGGGAGCCAGGGTTCCTGCCCTGTGGGTCCTGTGACATGGTTTTCCGCTCCTGGGCCCTGTTGGCCACCCACACTCAGCGCTTCTGCATTGGCCGTCTGACCCAGGAGGTGACACTTGGAGCACAGCCCTCAAAAGCCACTGAACCACAGGGCCCCGCG GTGCAGGGGCTGCGGCTGTACCTGCAGGAAATGCGACCCAAGATAACAGAGGTCCCCGGGAGGTCAGAGGGGCCGACTCAGGGCCCCAGCTCCGAAGCTGCTGGGAGCCCAGGCGAGCGGCTGCGGGCGCTGCACGGGTCTCACGCCAGGCGCGTGGCGGAGACGGAGGCACAGAGCCGGGCCCTGGAGCGACGCGGCGAGG AACTGAGCCGGCGCCTCCAAGGTTTGGCCCGAACCCGGGGCGGGATATCACGCCTATTCGGCCTGGAGCGGGAGCTTCGAGAACTCCGAGCAGAGGCCGGGCGAACGCGGGGAGCTCTAGAGGAGTTAGGGGCGCGAGTTCAGCAGCTACTACCCGAGCCTGG CACCCGGCTGAACTCCTCGCGAGAGGCAGAACTCTGTTGTCCGGTGCTACAGGCCAACCCAGGGACTCTGGCTGCCGAGATCGG GGCTCTGCGTGAAGCCTACATTCGAGGCGGGGGCCGGGACCCCGGCGTTCTGGGCCAGATATGGCAGTTGCAAGTGGAGGCATCAGCCCTGGAGCTTCAGCGGTCGCGGACCCGCAGGG GAAGACGGACAGGTGCCGCATCCGGGGAACTTCTATTAGTGGAGGCAGAAAACCGGCGCCTAGAGGCAGAAATCCTGACTTTGCAGAGGGGCGGAGGTGCAGCGCCCTGGG GGCCCGGAAAGCGGGGACTTGTGGCCAATCCCAGCCCACGCCTGAGGAGGGAAGATCCCCCACGCCTCCCGCCGCCAGTGGCTCCCCCTCTGCCACCGCTTCCACATTCGACAGGCGGCCTATTCTTGGGTGGTCCGGAAAATGCT CCACAGCTTCCTGCAACCGTGACCAGGAACCTGGGCCTGGATCCACACTTCTTCCTGCCCCCATCTGACGTTCTGGGCCCTGCACCCTACGACCCCGG AGCTGGCCTGGTCATTTTCTACGACTTCCTGCGGGGCCTTGAGGCTTCTTGGATTTGGGTGCAACTAACGACTGGTTTGGCACGAGATGGACAGGATACAGGAGGGACCACAGTTTTGCCCCCAGCCCTTTGCTTGCCCCCGCCTCCAGCTCCTGGGCCCATGGGCAACTGTGCCATCCTTGCCAGCAGGCAGCCTGTACCCAG ACTACCACCGTCACCGTCAGTGGCCTTGGTCTGTGAGCTACAGGCCtcacagggcctggcctgggctaGGGCACCGCAGCCAAAGGCCTGGGCCTCACTGGTGCTATTTGACCGGGATCAGAGGGTGCTAAGTGGCCGTTGGCGTCTCCCACTTCGAGCCCTTCCTCTGGACACCAGCCTGAGCCTTGGGCAGCTGAATGGTATTCCCCAG GTAGGTCAGGCTGAGCTCTTTCTGCGGCTGGTGAATGCAAGAGATGCAGCTGTCCAGGCACTGGCAGAGATCAATCCAGCAAGTGCCCACGAGTACCAGTACCCACCTCCG GTGTCCAGCTCATCTTCACTGGGAGCCAGCTCCGCTGCCCCAAGAGCTGGCTTTGTTGatccccctcctcctgcagaAGAGCCCGTCGGCTGCTGA
- the CCDC17 gene encoding coiled-coil domain-containing protein 17 isoform X3 translates to MASHLGEPGFLPCGSCDMVFRSWALLATHTQRFCIGRLTQEVTLGAQPSKATEPQGPAVVPQEHQGLLEQEASKPALKRLTEEVQGLRLYLQEMRPKITEVPGRSEGPTQGPSSEAAGSPGERLRALHGSHARRVAETEAQSRALERRGEELSRRLQGLARTRGGISRLFGLERELRELRAEAGRTRGALEELGARVQQLLPEPGTRLNSSREAELCCPVLQANPGTLAAEIGALREAYIRGGGRDPGVLGQIWQLQVEASALELQRSRTRRGRRTGAASGELLLVEAENRRLEAEILTLQRGGGAAPWGPGKRGLVANPSPRLRREDPPRLPPPVAPPLPPLPHSTGGLFLGGPENAPQLPATVTRNLGLDPHFFLPPSDVLGPAPYDPGAGLVIFYDFLRGLEASWIWVQLTTGLARDGQDTGGTTVLPPALCLPPPPAPGPMGNCAILASRQPVPRLPPSPSVALVCELQASQGLAWARAPQPKAWASLVLFDRDQRVLSGRWRLPLRALPLDTSLSLGQLNGIPQVGQAELFLRLVNARDAAVQALAEINPASAHEYQYPPPVSSSSSLGASSAAPRAGFVDPPPPAEEPVGC, encoded by the exons ATGGCCTCTCACTTGGGGGAGCCAGGGTTCCTGCCCTGTGGGTCCTGTGACATGGTTTTCCGCTCCTGGGCCCTGTTGGCCACCCACACTCAGCGCTTCTGCATTGGCCGTCTGACCCAGGAGGTGACACTTGGAGCACAGCCCTCAAAAGCCACTGAACCACAGGGCCCCGCG GTTGTGCCACAAGAACATCAGGGCCTCCTAGAGCAGGAGGCCAGCAAACCGGCTCTGAAGAGGCTAACAGAGGAG GTGCAGGGGCTGCGGCTGTACCTGCAGGAAATGCGACCCAAGATAACAGAGGTCCCCGGGAGGTCAGAGGGGCCGACTCAGGGCCCCAGCTCCGAAGCTGCTGGGAGCCCAGGCGAGCGGCTGCGGGCGCTGCACGGGTCTCACGCCAGGCGCGTGGCGGAGACGGAGGCACAGAGCCGGGCCCTGGAGCGACGCGGCGAGG AACTGAGCCGGCGCCTCCAAGGTTTGGCCCGAACCCGGGGCGGGATATCACGCCTATTCGGCCTGGAGCGGGAGCTTCGAGAACTCCGAGCAGAGGCCGGGCGAACGCGGGGAGCTCTAGAGGAGTTAGGGGCGCGAGTTCAGCAGCTACTACCCGAGCCTGG CACCCGGCTGAACTCCTCGCGAGAGGCAGAACTCTGTTGTCCGGTGCTACAGGCCAACCCAGGGACTCTGGCTGCCGAGATCGG GGCTCTGCGTGAAGCCTACATTCGAGGCGGGGGCCGGGACCCCGGCGTTCTGGGCCAGATATGGCAGTTGCAAGTGGAGGCATCAGCCCTGGAGCTTCAGCGGTCGCGGACCCGCAGGG GAAGACGGACAGGTGCCGCATCCGGGGAACTTCTATTAGTGGAGGCAGAAAACCGGCGCCTAGAGGCAGAAATCCTGACTTTGCAGAGGGGCGGAGGTGCAGCGCCCTGGG GGCCCGGAAAGCGGGGACTTGTGGCCAATCCCAGCCCACGCCTGAGGAGGGAAGATCCCCCACGCCTCCCGCCGCCAGTGGCTCCCCCTCTGCCACCGCTTCCACATTCGACAGGCGGCCTATTCTTGGGTGGTCCGGAAAATGCT CCACAGCTTCCTGCAACCGTGACCAGGAACCTGGGCCTGGATCCACACTTCTTCCTGCCCCCATCTGACGTTCTGGGCCCTGCACCCTACGACCCCGG AGCTGGCCTGGTCATTTTCTACGACTTCCTGCGGGGCCTTGAGGCTTCTTGGATTTGGGTGCAACTAACGACTGGTTTGGCACGAGATGGACAGGATACAGGAGGGACCACAGTTTTGCCCCCAGCCCTTTGCTTGCCCCCGCCTCCAGCTCCTGGGCCCATGGGCAACTGTGCCATCCTTGCCAGCAGGCAGCCTGTACCCAG ACTACCACCGTCACCGTCAGTGGCCTTGGTCTGTGAGCTACAGGCCtcacagggcctggcctgggctaGGGCACCGCAGCCAAAGGCCTGGGCCTCACTGGTGCTATTTGACCGGGATCAGAGGGTGCTAAGTGGCCGTTGGCGTCTCCCACTTCGAGCCCTTCCTCTGGACACCAGCCTGAGCCTTGGGCAGCTGAATGGTATTCCCCAG GTAGGTCAGGCTGAGCTCTTTCTGCGGCTGGTGAATGCAAGAGATGCAGCTGTCCAGGCACTGGCAGAGATCAATCCAGCAAGTGCCCACGAGTACCAGTACCCACCTCCG GTGTCCAGCTCATCTTCACTGGGAGCCAGCTCCGCTGCCCCAAGAGCTGGCTTTGTTGatccccctcctcctgcagaAGAGCCCGTCGGCTGCTGA
- the CCDC17 gene encoding coiled-coil domain-containing protein 17 isoform X5, which yields MAMGGYSSNHDSQDSSPHAVSPGCATRTSGPPRAGGQQTGSEEANRGGTPVFPTGWKLSILSKPVHHAWVRLPIPTPLEMAGYRYFQVQGLRLYLQEMRPKITEVPGRSEGPTQGPSSEAAGSPGERLRALHGSHARRVAETEAQSRALERRGEELSRRLQGLARTRGGISRLFGLERELRELRAEAGRTRGALEELGARVQQLLPEPGTRLNSSREAELCCPVLQANPGTLAAEIGALREAYIRGGGRDPGVLGQIWQLQVEASALELQRSRTRRGRRTGAASGELLLVEAENRRLEAEILTLQRGGGAAPWGPGKRGLVANPSPRLRREDPPRLPPPVAPPLPPLPHSTGGLFLGGPENAPQLPATVTRNLGLDPHFFLPPSDVLGPAPYDPGCALRTVFPRAGLVIFYDFLRGLEASWIWVQLTTGLARDGQDTGGTTVLPPALCLPPPPAPGPMGNCAILASRQPVPRLPPSPSVALVCELQASQGLAWARAPQPKAWASLVLFDRDQRVLSGRWRLPLRALPLDTSLSLGQLNGIPQVSSSSSLGASSAAPRAGFVDPPPPAEEPVGC from the exons ATGGCCATGGGTGGGTATTCAAGCAACCATGACTCTCAGGATTCCTCGCCCCACGCCGTGTCCCCAGGTTGTGCCACAAGAACATCAGGGCCTCCTAGAGCAGGAGGCCAGCAAACCGGCTCTGAAGAGGCTAACAGAGGAGGTACACCGGTGTTCCCCACAGGCTGGAAACTGAGCATCCTCTCCAAACCTGTACATCATGCGTGGGTCAGATTACCCATCCCAACACCCCTAGAGATGGCGGGGTACCGTTATTTCCAGGTGCAGGGGCTGCGGCTGTACCTGCAGGAAATGCGACCCAAGATAACAGAGGTCCCCGGGAGGTCAGAGGGGCCGACTCAGGGCCCCAGCTCCGAAGCTGCTGGGAGCCCAGGCGAGCGGCTGCGGGCGCTGCACGGGTCTCACGCCAGGCGCGTGGCGGAGACGGAGGCACAGAGCCGGGCCCTGGAGCGACGCGGCGAGG AACTGAGCCGGCGCCTCCAAGGTTTGGCCCGAACCCGGGGCGGGATATCACGCCTATTCGGCCTGGAGCGGGAGCTTCGAGAACTCCGAGCAGAGGCCGGGCGAACGCGGGGAGCTCTAGAGGAGTTAGGGGCGCGAGTTCAGCAGCTACTACCCGAGCCTGG CACCCGGCTGAACTCCTCGCGAGAGGCAGAACTCTGTTGTCCGGTGCTACAGGCCAACCCAGGGACTCTGGCTGCCGAGATCGG GGCTCTGCGTGAAGCCTACATTCGAGGCGGGGGCCGGGACCCCGGCGTTCTGGGCCAGATATGGCAGTTGCAAGTGGAGGCATCAGCCCTGGAGCTTCAGCGGTCGCGGACCCGCAGGG GAAGACGGACAGGTGCCGCATCCGGGGAACTTCTATTAGTGGAGGCAGAAAACCGGCGCCTAGAGGCAGAAATCCTGACTTTGCAGAGGGGCGGAGGTGCAGCGCCCTGGG GGCCCGGAAAGCGGGGACTTGTGGCCAATCCCAGCCCACGCCTGAGGAGGGAAGATCCCCCACGCCTCCCGCCGCCAGTGGCTCCCCCTCTGCCACCGCTTCCACATTCGACAGGCGGCCTATTCTTGGGTGGTCCGGAAAATGCT CCACAGCTTCCTGCAACCGTGACCAGGAACCTGGGCCTGGATCCACACTTCTTCCTGCCCCCATCTGACGTTCTGGGCCCTGCACCCTACGACCCCGG gtgtgcacTGAGAACTGTGTTCCCCAGAGCTGGCCTGGTCATTTTCTACGACTTCCTGCGGGGCCTTGAGGCTTCTTGGATTTGGGTGCAACTAACGACTGGTTTGGCACGAGATGGACAGGATACAGGAGGGACCACAGTTTTGCCCCCAGCCCTTTGCTTGCCCCCGCCTCCAGCTCCTGGGCCCATGGGCAACTGTGCCATCCTTGCCAGCAGGCAGCCTGTACCCAG ACTACCACCGTCACCGTCAGTGGCCTTGGTCTGTGAGCTACAGGCCtcacagggcctggcctgggctaGGGCACCGCAGCCAAAGGCCTGGGCCTCACTGGTGCTATTTGACCGGGATCAGAGGGTGCTAAGTGGCCGTTGGCGTCTCCCACTTCGAGCCCTTCCTCTGGACACCAGCCTGAGCCTTGGGCAGCTGAATGGTATTCCCCAG GTGTCCAGCTCATCTTCACTGGGAGCCAGCTCCGCTGCCCCAAGAGCTGGCTTTGTTGatccccctcctcctgcagaAGAGCCCGTCGGCTGCTGA
- the CCDC17 gene encoding coiled-coil domain-containing protein 17 isoform X4 — protein sequence MASHLGEPGFLPCGSCDMVFRSWALLATHTQRFCIGRLTQEVTLGAQPSKATEPQGPAVQGLRLYLQEMRPKITEVPGRSEGPTQGPSSEAAGSPGERLRALHGSHARRVAETEAQSRALERRGEELSRRLQGLARTRGGISRLFGLERELRELRAEAGRTRGALEELGARVQQLLPEPGTRLNSSREAELCCPVLQANPGTLAAEIGALREAYIRGGGRDPGVLGQIWQLQVEASALELQRSRTRRGRRTGAASGELLLVEAENRRLEAEILTLQRGGGAAPWGPGKRGLVANPSPRLRREDPPRLPPPVAPPLPPLPHSTGGLFLGGPENAPQLPATVTRNLGLDPHFFLPPSDVLGPAPYDPGCALRTVFPRAGLVIFYDFLRGLEASWIWVQLTTGLARDGQDTGGTTVLPPALCLPPPPAPGPMGNCAILASRQPVPRLPPSPSVALVCELQASQGLAWARAPQPKAWASLVLFDRDQRVLSGRWRLPLRALPLDTSLSLGQLNGIPQVGQAELFLRLVNARDAAVQALAEINPASAHEYQYPPPVSSSSSLGASSAAPRAGFVDPPPPAEEPVGC from the exons ATGGCCTCTCACTTGGGGGAGCCAGGGTTCCTGCCCTGTGGGTCCTGTGACATGGTTTTCCGCTCCTGGGCCCTGTTGGCCACCCACACTCAGCGCTTCTGCATTGGCCGTCTGACCCAGGAGGTGACACTTGGAGCACAGCCCTCAAAAGCCACTGAACCACAGGGCCCCGCG GTGCAGGGGCTGCGGCTGTACCTGCAGGAAATGCGACCCAAGATAACAGAGGTCCCCGGGAGGTCAGAGGGGCCGACTCAGGGCCCCAGCTCCGAAGCTGCTGGGAGCCCAGGCGAGCGGCTGCGGGCGCTGCACGGGTCTCACGCCAGGCGCGTGGCGGAGACGGAGGCACAGAGCCGGGCCCTGGAGCGACGCGGCGAGG AACTGAGCCGGCGCCTCCAAGGTTTGGCCCGAACCCGGGGCGGGATATCACGCCTATTCGGCCTGGAGCGGGAGCTTCGAGAACTCCGAGCAGAGGCCGGGCGAACGCGGGGAGCTCTAGAGGAGTTAGGGGCGCGAGTTCAGCAGCTACTACCCGAGCCTGG CACCCGGCTGAACTCCTCGCGAGAGGCAGAACTCTGTTGTCCGGTGCTACAGGCCAACCCAGGGACTCTGGCTGCCGAGATCGG GGCTCTGCGTGAAGCCTACATTCGAGGCGGGGGCCGGGACCCCGGCGTTCTGGGCCAGATATGGCAGTTGCAAGTGGAGGCATCAGCCCTGGAGCTTCAGCGGTCGCGGACCCGCAGGG GAAGACGGACAGGTGCCGCATCCGGGGAACTTCTATTAGTGGAGGCAGAAAACCGGCGCCTAGAGGCAGAAATCCTGACTTTGCAGAGGGGCGGAGGTGCAGCGCCCTGGG GGCCCGGAAAGCGGGGACTTGTGGCCAATCCCAGCCCACGCCTGAGGAGGGAAGATCCCCCACGCCTCCCGCCGCCAGTGGCTCCCCCTCTGCCACCGCTTCCACATTCGACAGGCGGCCTATTCTTGGGTGGTCCGGAAAATGCT CCACAGCTTCCTGCAACCGTGACCAGGAACCTGGGCCTGGATCCACACTTCTTCCTGCCCCCATCTGACGTTCTGGGCCCTGCACCCTACGACCCCGG gtgtgcacTGAGAACTGTGTTCCCCAGAGCTGGCCTGGTCATTTTCTACGACTTCCTGCGGGGCCTTGAGGCTTCTTGGATTTGGGTGCAACTAACGACTGGTTTGGCACGAGATGGACAGGATACAGGAGGGACCACAGTTTTGCCCCCAGCCCTTTGCTTGCCCCCGCCTCCAGCTCCTGGGCCCATGGGCAACTGTGCCATCCTTGCCAGCAGGCAGCCTGTACCCAG ACTACCACCGTCACCGTCAGTGGCCTTGGTCTGTGAGCTACAGGCCtcacagggcctggcctgggctaGGGCACCGCAGCCAAAGGCCTGGGCCTCACTGGTGCTATTTGACCGGGATCAGAGGGTGCTAAGTGGCCGTTGGCGTCTCCCACTTCGAGCCCTTCCTCTGGACACCAGCCTGAGCCTTGGGCAGCTGAATGGTATTCCCCAG GTAGGTCAGGCTGAGCTCTTTCTGCGGCTGGTGAATGCAAGAGATGCAGCTGTCCAGGCACTGGCAGAGATCAATCCAGCAAGTGCCCACGAGTACCAGTACCCACCTCCG GTGTCCAGCTCATCTTCACTGGGAGCCAGCTCCGCTGCCCCAAGAGCTGGCTTTGTTGatccccctcctcctgcagaAGAGCCCGTCGGCTGCTGA
- the CCDC17 gene encoding coiled-coil domain-containing protein 17 isoform X2 has protein sequence MAMGGYSSNHDSQDSSPHAVSPGCATRTSGPPRAGGQQTGSEEANRGGTPVFPTGWKLSILSKPVHHAWVRLPIPTPLEMAGYRYFQVQGLRLYLQEMRPKITEVPGRSEGPTQGPSSEAAGSPGERLRALHGSHARRVAETEAQSRALERRGEELSRRLQGLARTRGGISRLFGLERELRELRAEAGRTRGALEELGARVQQLLPEPGTRLNSSREAELCCPVLQANPGTLAAEIGALREAYIRGGGRDPGVLGQIWQLQVEASALELQRSRTRRGRRTGAASGELLLVEAENRRLEAEILTLQRGGGAAPWGPGKRGLVANPSPRLRREDPPRLPPPVAPPLPPLPHSTGGLFLGGPENAPQLPATVTRNLGLDPHFFLPPSDVLGPAPYDPGAGLVIFYDFLRGLEASWIWVQLTTGLARDGQDTGGTTVLPPALCLPPPPAPGPMGNCAILASRQPVPRLPPSPSVALVCELQASQGLAWARAPQPKAWASLVLFDRDQRVLSGRWRLPLRALPLDTSLSLGQLNGIPQVGQAELFLRLVNARDAAVQALAEINPASAHEYQYPPPVSSSSSLGASSAAPRAGFVDPPPPAEEPVGC, from the exons ATGGCCATGGGTGGGTATTCAAGCAACCATGACTCTCAGGATTCCTCGCCCCACGCCGTGTCCCCAGGTTGTGCCACAAGAACATCAGGGCCTCCTAGAGCAGGAGGCCAGCAAACCGGCTCTGAAGAGGCTAACAGAGGAGGTACACCGGTGTTCCCCACAGGCTGGAAACTGAGCATCCTCTCCAAACCTGTACATCATGCGTGGGTCAGATTACCCATCCCAACACCCCTAGAGATGGCGGGGTACCGTTATTTCCAGGTGCAGGGGCTGCGGCTGTACCTGCAGGAAATGCGACCCAAGATAACAGAGGTCCCCGGGAGGTCAGAGGGGCCGACTCAGGGCCCCAGCTCCGAAGCTGCTGGGAGCCCAGGCGAGCGGCTGCGGGCGCTGCACGGGTCTCACGCCAGGCGCGTGGCGGAGACGGAGGCACAGAGCCGGGCCCTGGAGCGACGCGGCGAGG AACTGAGCCGGCGCCTCCAAGGTTTGGCCCGAACCCGGGGCGGGATATCACGCCTATTCGGCCTGGAGCGGGAGCTTCGAGAACTCCGAGCAGAGGCCGGGCGAACGCGGGGAGCTCTAGAGGAGTTAGGGGCGCGAGTTCAGCAGCTACTACCCGAGCCTGG CACCCGGCTGAACTCCTCGCGAGAGGCAGAACTCTGTTGTCCGGTGCTACAGGCCAACCCAGGGACTCTGGCTGCCGAGATCGG GGCTCTGCGTGAAGCCTACATTCGAGGCGGGGGCCGGGACCCCGGCGTTCTGGGCCAGATATGGCAGTTGCAAGTGGAGGCATCAGCCCTGGAGCTTCAGCGGTCGCGGACCCGCAGGG GAAGACGGACAGGTGCCGCATCCGGGGAACTTCTATTAGTGGAGGCAGAAAACCGGCGCCTAGAGGCAGAAATCCTGACTTTGCAGAGGGGCGGAGGTGCAGCGCCCTGGG GGCCCGGAAAGCGGGGACTTGTGGCCAATCCCAGCCCACGCCTGAGGAGGGAAGATCCCCCACGCCTCCCGCCGCCAGTGGCTCCCCCTCTGCCACCGCTTCCACATTCGACAGGCGGCCTATTCTTGGGTGGTCCGGAAAATGCT CCACAGCTTCCTGCAACCGTGACCAGGAACCTGGGCCTGGATCCACACTTCTTCCTGCCCCCATCTGACGTTCTGGGCCCTGCACCCTACGACCCCGG AGCTGGCCTGGTCATTTTCTACGACTTCCTGCGGGGCCTTGAGGCTTCTTGGATTTGGGTGCAACTAACGACTGGTTTGGCACGAGATGGACAGGATACAGGAGGGACCACAGTTTTGCCCCCAGCCCTTTGCTTGCCCCCGCCTCCAGCTCCTGGGCCCATGGGCAACTGTGCCATCCTTGCCAGCAGGCAGCCTGTACCCAG ACTACCACCGTCACCGTCAGTGGCCTTGGTCTGTGAGCTACAGGCCtcacagggcctggcctgggctaGGGCACCGCAGCCAAAGGCCTGGGCCTCACTGGTGCTATTTGACCGGGATCAGAGGGTGCTAAGTGGCCGTTGGCGTCTCCCACTTCGAGCCCTTCCTCTGGACACCAGCCTGAGCCTTGGGCAGCTGAATGGTATTCCCCAG GTAGGTCAGGCTGAGCTCTTTCTGCGGCTGGTGAATGCAAGAGATGCAGCTGTCCAGGCACTGGCAGAGATCAATCCAGCAAGTGCCCACGAGTACCAGTACCCACCTCCG GTGTCCAGCTCATCTTCACTGGGAGCCAGCTCCGCTGCCCCAAGAGCTGGCTTTGTTGatccccctcctcctgcagaAGAGCCCGTCGGCTGCTGA
- the CCDC17 gene encoding coiled-coil domain-containing protein 17 isoform X1, whose protein sequence is MASHLGEPGFLPCGSCDMVFRSWALLATHTQRFCIGRLTQEVTLGAQPSKATEPQGPAVVPQEHQGLLEQEASKPALKRLTEEVQGLRLYLQEMRPKITEVPGRSEGPTQGPSSEAAGSPGERLRALHGSHARRVAETEAQSRALERRGEELSRRLQGLARTRGGISRLFGLERELRELRAEAGRTRGALEELGARVQQLLPEPGTRLNSSREAELCCPVLQANPGTLAAEIGALREAYIRGGGRDPGVLGQIWQLQVEASALELQRSRTRRGRRTGAASGELLLVEAENRRLEAEILTLQRGGGAAPWGPGKRGLVANPSPRLRREDPPRLPPPVAPPLPPLPHSTGGLFLGGPENAPQLPATVTRNLGLDPHFFLPPSDVLGPAPYDPGCALRTVFPRAGLVIFYDFLRGLEASWIWVQLTTGLARDGQDTGGTTVLPPALCLPPPPAPGPMGNCAILASRQPVPRLPPSPSVALVCELQASQGLAWARAPQPKAWASLVLFDRDQRVLSGRWRLPLRALPLDTSLSLGQLNGIPQVGQAELFLRLVNARDAAVQALAEINPASAHEYQYPPPVSSSSSLGASSAAPRAGFVDPPPPAEEPVGC, encoded by the exons ATGGCCTCTCACTTGGGGGAGCCAGGGTTCCTGCCCTGTGGGTCCTGTGACATGGTTTTCCGCTCCTGGGCCCTGTTGGCCACCCACACTCAGCGCTTCTGCATTGGCCGTCTGACCCAGGAGGTGACACTTGGAGCACAGCCCTCAAAAGCCACTGAACCACAGGGCCCCGCG GTTGTGCCACAAGAACATCAGGGCCTCCTAGAGCAGGAGGCCAGCAAACCGGCTCTGAAGAGGCTAACAGAGGAG GTGCAGGGGCTGCGGCTGTACCTGCAGGAAATGCGACCCAAGATAACAGAGGTCCCCGGGAGGTCAGAGGGGCCGACTCAGGGCCCCAGCTCCGAAGCTGCTGGGAGCCCAGGCGAGCGGCTGCGGGCGCTGCACGGGTCTCACGCCAGGCGCGTGGCGGAGACGGAGGCACAGAGCCGGGCCCTGGAGCGACGCGGCGAGG AACTGAGCCGGCGCCTCCAAGGTTTGGCCCGAACCCGGGGCGGGATATCACGCCTATTCGGCCTGGAGCGGGAGCTTCGAGAACTCCGAGCAGAGGCCGGGCGAACGCGGGGAGCTCTAGAGGAGTTAGGGGCGCGAGTTCAGCAGCTACTACCCGAGCCTGG CACCCGGCTGAACTCCTCGCGAGAGGCAGAACTCTGTTGTCCGGTGCTACAGGCCAACCCAGGGACTCTGGCTGCCGAGATCGG GGCTCTGCGTGAAGCCTACATTCGAGGCGGGGGCCGGGACCCCGGCGTTCTGGGCCAGATATGGCAGTTGCAAGTGGAGGCATCAGCCCTGGAGCTTCAGCGGTCGCGGACCCGCAGGG GAAGACGGACAGGTGCCGCATCCGGGGAACTTCTATTAGTGGAGGCAGAAAACCGGCGCCTAGAGGCAGAAATCCTGACTTTGCAGAGGGGCGGAGGTGCAGCGCCCTGGG GGCCCGGAAAGCGGGGACTTGTGGCCAATCCCAGCCCACGCCTGAGGAGGGAAGATCCCCCACGCCTCCCGCCGCCAGTGGCTCCCCCTCTGCCACCGCTTCCACATTCGACAGGCGGCCTATTCTTGGGTGGTCCGGAAAATGCT CCACAGCTTCCTGCAACCGTGACCAGGAACCTGGGCCTGGATCCACACTTCTTCCTGCCCCCATCTGACGTTCTGGGCCCTGCACCCTACGACCCCGG gtgtgcacTGAGAACTGTGTTCCCCAGAGCTGGCCTGGTCATTTTCTACGACTTCCTGCGGGGCCTTGAGGCTTCTTGGATTTGGGTGCAACTAACGACTGGTTTGGCACGAGATGGACAGGATACAGGAGGGACCACAGTTTTGCCCCCAGCCCTTTGCTTGCCCCCGCCTCCAGCTCCTGGGCCCATGGGCAACTGTGCCATCCTTGCCAGCAGGCAGCCTGTACCCAG ACTACCACCGTCACCGTCAGTGGCCTTGGTCTGTGAGCTACAGGCCtcacagggcctggcctgggctaGGGCACCGCAGCCAAAGGCCTGGGCCTCACTGGTGCTATTTGACCGGGATCAGAGGGTGCTAAGTGGCCGTTGGCGTCTCCCACTTCGAGCCCTTCCTCTGGACACCAGCCTGAGCCTTGGGCAGCTGAATGGTATTCCCCAG GTAGGTCAGGCTGAGCTCTTTCTGCGGCTGGTGAATGCAAGAGATGCAGCTGTCCAGGCACTGGCAGAGATCAATCCAGCAAGTGCCCACGAGTACCAGTACCCACCTCCG GTGTCCAGCTCATCTTCACTGGGAGCCAGCTCCGCTGCCCCAAGAGCTGGCTTTGTTGatccccctcctcctgcagaAGAGCCCGTCGGCTGCTGA